The genomic window GGTAGATCTTCCCGACGCGCGCGCTGTACCAGCCCTTGTTTTTGAAGTGCTCTGCCAGGTTGATGCCTTTGTCATCCGTATAGCGGCTATACATGAACGACTGCCGGGAAGGCGCGCACCATACCCCCTGGCAGTAGGCGCGACTGAACACCAGACCTTCACGTGCCAGACGATCGAGGTTGGGCGTTTGGCACACCTCGTCGCCATAGCAACCCAGCACGCTCGCCTTAAGGTCGTCGGAAACAAGTAGCAGCACATTGCGAATTGAACCGCTGTAGGCAGGCAGCACAACCGCAAGGGCCAAGGTGGCGAGGAGCAGGCGCATGCCCTCGACCCGGTTAACGACGCTGCTTGATTTTTTCAAGCAAGGCTTCGAAGTCCTCGACATATTGCTTGCAAAGGCCGCGGGTGCCGGACTGGTCGATGTTGCCGCCGCCGATGCCCCAGGGCTGCATACCGGCCAGCAGGATGGAGCAGATGCCCGCGCCGCTGTCTTCGATGCCGATGGCGGAATGGCGCTGGCTGAAATCCATACCCAGTCCGACACGCATCGTTTCGGCGTAGAGCCACGGGTGGGGTTTGGGCGAGAGTTCGCCGAGCGTTCCGGCTTCGCCTTTGCGCAGCGCGTGGCCGGCGGTGATGATGGCATCATAAAAGTCGGCGGGGTCGCCCATGCCGAGCGTTTTGAAGGCATCGAGGATTTCTGGATAGGCTTTTTCATATAAACCAGACGTCACCAAACCGATTCGCATGTCCATGTTTTTTAATTCGAGCAGGAACTCCTTGATGCCGGGCGATGGGCGGAAGGCGCCGGGCTTGCCCTTGCCTTCAAGGATCAGCTGCATTTCGCGGTGCGTGTGTTCGAAATAATAGGTGCGAGCTTCCTCTACCGTTTTTTCCGGACAATATTTCGTGACGCAATATTGCAGGTGTTCGGAAACCGAGTGGCCGGAAACATAGGGGAGGTCGGATTCTTCGAGTTCAAAGCCTGGATTGCCCAGCAGGCTGGCGGTACTGAGTTGGATGATCCAGATCCAGAATTCCTCGCTATGCACGGTGGTGCCGTCGAGATCCATCAAAACGGCGGTAATCGGATCTTCCCGCTCCACGGAATGGACCGGATAGTAGGCCGGGTAACCCAGCGCCGAATTCACCAGCGCCATGGTTTGGTCGGAAAATCCAATGAACTCCACTTTTCCATCACCGGTCTTGCCAATGGCCTGAACGCCGTTGGTTCCCGTGGTAAAGCGGTGGTCAGAGGTTTGTTTCAGTTCGTTGAGACCGAGCGACTCGATCGTGGTTCCTAGCTCCGGAAATTGCATGCTGAATCCATTTAGGTAAAATTAGTGCTTGTGTGATGAAACGTTTATCCTATAGTGGTTGTTACTTAGTCAATCCAATTTTCAAACGAAACACGAGGAAACAAATCATGAATAAGAAAACCGCTTTAGTTGTTGCACACACGCACTGGGACCGCGAATGGCGCTACCCGATCTGGAAAACCCGCTCGCTATTGATCGAATTCATGGACTGGCTGATCGATATTCTGGAAAACGACCCGGCATACGACAGTTTCCTGCTCGATGGCCAGACCGTCTGTGTTGACGATTATCTGCAAGTCCGCCCCGAAAACCGCGACCGCATTGCCGCACTGGTCAAGGCCGGCAAGCTGGTGGTTGGGCCCTGGTACACGTTGCCCGACCTCTTCCCGATTTCCGGCGAATGCCTCGTGCGCAATCTACAGACCGGCATCCGGTTCGCGGAGGAACTCGGCGGCTACAACCCGATTGCCTACCACACCTTCGGCTGGGGGCAGACCGCGCAGTTCCCGCAGATTTACCAGGATATTGGCATTCACTATGCCGTTGCCGCCAAAAAAGTTTCCGAAGAGCGCGCGCCCAACAGCGAATTCATCTGGACGGCGCCGGACGGATCGGAGCTGCTGACCTCGCGCCTCGGCCACTTCACCCGCCAGAACGGCTATTTCTATCTGCACTTCCCGGTTCGGCTGAACAATATCTACGACGACAACCAGTATGCCTGGGAGTGGGGCAAAACCGGCGTGGCCTACCACCGCGCCGACGAAAACAATTATCAGAACGACTATTTCCGCATCGACCATGAAGATGGCTACTTCAAGGAAAACGTCAAAGATGCCGCGCAGCGAACGTGGGACAACATGGACAAGACGCTGGTCGACGACTGGCGCCTGCTGATGTGCGGGTGCGACTTTTCGACTCCCAATCCCTATCTGCCGCGGATGGTGAAGGATTGCAACGAAGCGCTGCCGGAGATCGAGTTCCGGATGGCCTCGCTGAAGGAATATTTCCAGGGCGTGGAGGAGCGGCTCGACCGATCCATCGTACCGGTGGTCCATGGCGAGCTGCGCGATGGCGAGCCAAGCCATGCCTCCGCCAACGCACTGGCGACCCGTATTCACATCAAGCAACTGAACAAACAGGTTGAGAACGTGTTCATGCGCCGGATGGAACCATTGGCCGCATCGCTTTCCATGCTGGGCGAAACCTATCCAACGAACTTTATCGGCAAGGGCTGGAACTATCTGCTCAAAGCGCACCCGCACGATTCCATCAACGGTGTCACGCAGGACAAGACCGTGGTGGACAACCTCTATCGCCTCAACCAGGCGCTGGAAATCGGGGAAACCATCTATGAAGATTCCATTGCCGCGTTGCTGAAGCGCCTGGATCTTTCCGCCTTCGGGCAGACCGACACGCTGTTGCTGCTCCACAACCCACAACCGCGCCCGGTGCGCGAGGTGGTCAAGGTGGCCATCGACACGCCGCGCTCCGAAGACTGCTGGACGCTGGGCGTGGTCGACGCGGACGGCACCCGTCTGGCGATCCAGGAAATCACGCGCGATGAGCACAAGCAACCCGTGCACGATGTCGAGGCGCGGCCGTGGCCATACTATGTCGACCGTCATCAGCTCTATCTCGACACCGGCGAAATCCCGGCCGGCGGCTACAAGATCGTCAAGGTGGTCAACGAACGAACCTATTGGCGAGAGGAGGAGTGGTGGCCGGCCATGCGCAAGAGCGCCGGCGGCTTCATCGGGCAGGGTGCCATGAAAATGGAAAACGCATTCCTGAAGGTGGAGGTGAATTCCGACGGAACCTTCAACCTGACCGACAAGTCGAACGGCCGCACCATCGAAAACATGCACCACTTCGAAGACGAAGGCGACACGGGCGACTACTGGGCCTACTATGCACCCTATAAAAACCAGGCCATCACCAGCCGCGGCTTCGGTTCGCGCATCTGGATGGAGGACAACGGCCCGCTCAGCGCGACCATCGGCATTGAAACCATCATGAAGGTTCCGGCCCATGCGGAATACGGCAACGTCAAGGTGCAGGGCTACGGCAAGCGGTGCGATCGCCTCGTGGACCTCAAGATTGTTTCACGCATCACACTCAACAAGGACAGCAAGCACCTGAAGGTGAAAACCTCCATCGACAATACCGCCAAGGACCATCGCATACGCCTGATGATCCCGACCGACATCCAGACCGACTTCTCGGATGCAGCCGGACACTTCACGGTTGACCATCGCGGCATCGTCCACGAAAAGGATGCCGATGGAAAATTCTACCCCGAAATGGCGCTGCGCCCGATGAGCGTCTTCTGCGACGCGAGCGATGGCACCAACGGAATGGCCGTACTCAATAACTGCCTGACCGAATTCCAGCTGCTTGAGGATGACCGCGGGACGATCGCATTGACCCTGCTGCGCGCCATCCGCAACCGCATTTGCACCGAGTCGCGCGTTTCATCCGAATTCCCGGAAGCGCTCGGTAGCCAGATGCTCCAGACGGTGGACTATGAATATGCGATCTATCCGCACGCCGGAAACTGGGCCGAGGGCGCCGTCTACGCCGAGGCCGACAAGCTGAACGCCAAGCCGGCAGTCACCCAGATTTCCATGAACCGCGGTGGCGACCTGCCAACGGTGGCCTCGCACTATGCCATCGACAACGATGCGCTGGTGCTTTCCTCCATCACCAAAACGCATGGCCGCAATTCCCTGATGCTCCGCCTGTTCAACCCGACCGGCGAAACGCAGGAGGGCACGGTCAAGTTCGGCCTCCCGGTTTCCAAGGCCTGGAAAAACAACCTGATCGAAACGCGCGGGGAGGAGTTGGAGCTACTGGACGGCGCGGTTGCGCTCTCTGTCCCGAAGGGTCGGATTGTGACGATTGAAGTGGAGTGATTGATGAACAGGCGTTCCTTTACCATGCTAGCCGCAAGTTCCGCGCTGGTGTCTCTTTCCGCGAAAGCGGTTAAGGGAAAGCGGCCGAACCTGCTCTTCATTATGACCGATCAGCAACGCTTCGATGCGTTGAGCCTGTCGGGAAACACGATCCTGAAAACACCGAATCTGGATCGGATTGGCAAGGAGGGCGCCTATTTTGAAATCTGCAATTCACAGTGTCCGGTGTGCGGCCCCGCGCGCAGCAGCCTGATGACGGGGCGCTCCGTGGAAAATTCGAAGGTGTTCACGAACATGGATGCCGACATTGCGGACCGGACACCGATGCCGTGCTACGACGAGTTGCTGTCGGACGAGGGGTACCGCACCGAATACTACGGCAAATGGCATGCGCCTCTCGGGCGGGCGATGAAATACGACAACGCCGTAACGCCTGCCGCCTGCCATGAATGGGAGCGCGGCCCGGGCATGTCGAAGGAATACGAGGACTATCTCAACCAGCATGTGAAACGCACGAAGCTGTTCAACAATCCGGAATATGCCAATACCGGATGGCAGGAGCAGACGTTCGACCACCGCCCCTACAAAACCAACCCGCTCGATACCCGGCACGGTATGGAGCCCGGAATCAAGGTGGATGAAAACGGTGAAAAACTGAAAGTGGGGCAACCGGACCAGCATGGCATCTCGACCGTGCCGAAGGAGCACACCATTACGGCCGTGCAGGCCAAGATGACGTTGCAGGCGCTGGAGCGGTTGGCAAAAAGGGACGAACCGTTTTCGCTGCATTGTTCGTTCCACTGCCCGCATTCACCCATCACGCCCTCGGAGCCGTATGCTTCCATGTATAAGCCGGAGGCCATGCCGGTGCCGGTTAGCATTGATGATCCCATGGACAACTCGCCGTACATCAATGAAAACGGACGCAAGCGGTTGCCGCAGTATCGGGATCGGGAAAAGATCAAATACATGATCGCGAATTATTATGCGCTGGTGAAGGAGATCGATGTTTGGGTGGGCGGGATTCTCGACAAGCTCGACGAGCTGGGGCTGGCTGACGACACGATGGTTGTCTTTACTTCGGACCACGGCGAAATGCTCGGTGCCCACGGCATGCGCGAAAAGAATATTTTCTATGAAGAGTCGGTTCATGTTCCGCTCATGATCCGTTTCCCCGGCCGCATCAAGGCCGGAAGCGTGGTGGCTGCGCCGGTTTCGCAGATTGATCTTTACGCGACGATCCAGGATTACCTGGGGTCTGGGAAAACCGAATCCGACGGGGAAAGCTTGCGCCGCTACATCGAAAACCCGGCCGCCGAGCGGACGGCTTTTGCCGTATCCGAATGGAATTGGCGCGGCCCGGTGCAACCGAACCTGATGGTGCGGACGAAGGGGTGGAAATATTTCATTCCCAACACCGCCGACTCCAAGGTGATGAACGTGCTGTATGACCTGAAGAACGACCCGTTCGAGATGGATAACCTGCTGGGCAAAAATCCCGATGCAGAAAACCACCGCAAGCAGGCCGAGTTCATGAAAGACCTGCTCGTCCAATGGCTGGAAAAAACCAAGTCCCCCCATTTGGAAGCGGTGAAGAAACGTGATGCGGTCAAGGCCGGATAAAAGGATTAGCGATGAAAAAAACAATGGTACTGGTTTTAGGTTCGGCATTGGCGGTTTCGGCTTGGGCGAAGCCGAATGTGGTGCTGTTCATGGCGGACGACTTCGGAGCGGGGAGCATCAACGCCTTCGGGGCTCCTGAGGATTTGGTGAAAACACCCCACTTGAACCGGATGGCGGATTCCGGCATGCGGTTCACCAATGCCAACACACCGGCATCCATCTGCTCGCCGACGCGCTATGCGCTGCTGACCGGGCGCTATGCCTGGCGCGGACCGTTGCCATTCGGCGTGGTGAACGTCTTCGACCCAATGGTGGTCGAAACGGATCGCATGACGATGCCGAAATATTTCCGGACCATGGGATACTCCACCGCCCAGATCGGCAAATGGCATTTAGGCTATGGCGACCGGAGGCCGGCGGTGTTCACCGAAAAGCTGACGCCGGGGCCGAACGACCTCGGTTTCGATTATCACTTCGGCCTTCCGCAAAACCTGGACGACATGCTGCGCGTCTGGATTGAAAACGATGGCGTCCATGGGTTGCGCTCGGACAAGTTGAGTCCCTATGCGAAGAGCTTCTACGGCCAGCCGTATGTCGGACTCGACGCTCCGCAGCGCAGTCGCGAGGAAGCCAGCGAATTCCTGACCGAAAAGGCGGTTGAATGGCTGGGCGCCCAGGATAAGGGCAAGCCGTTCTTCCTGTACTTTGCCTCGCCCGCCACTCACCATCCGATTGTCCCCTCCGAGCGCATGCGCGGCAAAAGCAACTGCGGGGCGTACGGCGACTTTATCCAGGATCTGGACTGGTCGTTCGGCCGGATCGTCCAGGCGCTGGACGGGATGGGGGTGCTAGACGACACCATCATTGTTTTCACGTCCGACAACGGCGGCGATATCCCGAATGAAGAAACCCGTCCGGAGGGGCAGGCCATCAAGGCCGGACTGAAACCCAACGGTGGATACCGCGGCGACAAGCACACCATTTATGAAGGGGGTGCGCGCGTGCCATTGATGGTGCAGTGGAACGGAAAGGTGCCAGCCGGAAAAGTCTCGGATCGCATGGTCAGCATTGCCGACCTTTTCGCGACCCTCGCGGATGTCGTCAACGGGAAATCCGTGACGGTGCCGGACGCGATCGACAGTAGTAGTTTTGCGCCGACGCTGGCCGGCAAGAAGCAGCCGGTTCGCAAGCCGATGGTTTCCACCAATGCAGGGGGGCTGCAGGCGATTCGTTCCGGCAAGTGGAAATATATCGACGGAACCTTCCCTGAAACCGCGCCTCAGGGTTTGCGCAACACGTTCAAGAAGGAGGCCGAGCCTGCCCTCTATGACCTTTCCAAGGATCCCGCAGAAAAGCGCAACGTGATTGCCGACCATCCCGAGGTGGTTCAGGAGCTGCAGGCCGTGTTGGCCGACTATCGCGCGGGCAAGGGGGCCCGGTAGCAGAGGCTATGGGCAGGTTTGCAAGGGGTTGCGCTGTCGGGGGCGAGCGCCCGGGGGGCGGAATGATCCGTTCCCGGCAAAACATCCCGCAATTAATAATTAACGATTTATATGGATTATTGTTCGCGAACGCGATACACACACAGTTCATTCAATTAAGGAAAATGAAAAATGACTACAGGAACAGTAAAATGGTTCAGCGCTGAAAAGGGCTTTGGTTTCATCACTCCCGACGAAGGAGGAACCGATATGTTTGTTCACCATTCGGAAATCCAGGTTTCCGGTTACGCCTCCCTCGATGAAGGCCAGAAGGTATCGTACGAAGTTGGTCAGGGGCAGAAAGGCCCGTGTGCAACGAACGTTACCCCGATGTAATCCAATTACATCGACAAGATCGAGAAGGCGCCTGCGAAGGCGCTTTTTTTGTGCCTATTGCTCTAGTGGCGCCGATGCATCCTGGTACGGGCGGTGAAGCTGGCACCAAGCAGGGCGGCTCCAAGGAAGACCAGCAGAATGCTGATCCAGGGCGGACTGGCGGAATTCTTTACGAGGAACAAGGGACAGGCCCCTATGCTTGCACCTCCCAATAGGGTGCTAACCACCCGCATGAAGCCGATCGGGGGGCGCAATGCGCGTAGAACAAGGGCGATGCCAGGAATAATCAGGACATAGCCAGCCAGTGGATGGTACATCGGCTCTTCCAGATAGAACTGGTTTGCAGCTCCCGCTCCTGCCAGAAAAAGACCTAGCAGTATCGCCATGAAAGTGACCCTGTGCGTGTGTTTCCCGTGCCCGTTATGCATCCACAGCCTCCCGTTATTCCTTTTAATCCCTTATACTTCGTATACTCCAATGCATATGGATTGCAAGGGCTTAATGTCTTGGCTCCTGGCTGGCGCTTGGGGCAATCTCCCGATGCATGGCTCCGCATGCAAGAAATTAAGCGTTTCGGGATTGTCCTTGCACGGTCGTTCATGCTGACATACCTGAATGCCTCAAGCATAGCCACGCCCAATTGGATCGGATGGAATATGTCGAAAAACAAAACAATGGATACCAAGTGCTTGCTTGAAGCCCTTTCGAGCATCGCCTCGAAATTATGTTCATCCAACGGTGAAGAGGCGCTCTACGAGATCCTCAGCACGCTAGGCATCGCCGTGGGCGTTGATCGCACTTATCTTTTTGACTTCACCATAACGGCCGATGGCAACCTGATTGCAAGCCAGCGGGCGGAATGGGTCGAGGTGGGGCAGGAACGACAGATTGCCAATCCGGAACTGCAAAACTTCGATATGGAGGCCAGTGGCTTTTCCGATTGGAATGAAAGAATGCTGGCTGGCGAGGTGATTGCCTCGCTCACATCCCATCTGCCTGCGGCGCAGCAGGAGGTTTTGCGGGAGAAGCAGGGCATACTGTCGATTGTCTTTGTGCCGGTTTTTTCAAAGGGCAAGCTGTGGGGGGCAATTGGCTACGACGACTGTTCCACCGAGCGCGAATGGAAGCATGAAGAGATCGAGGCCTTGCGCATAGCCTCTAGCATAGTCGGAGTGCTCTGCTACGAAAGCTAGCCGGGCATGAAAACGGGCCGGCATCCCGGGTTCGATAAACACATCAATCCACCCCGTCGCAACTATTGAGGGAGCGGCGGGCGCCATGAAGATAGAAACGCTTTTAGGGTCGGAATCTCGCCTCTGGCCTTATAGTATCCAACATCTCATTCAAAGGAGTCCGACATGAAAATTATTGCAATGGTTGTTATTTTGTTTTCCCTGTTTTCCGTGATGACGGGATGCCAGTCAAGAAAGGCGGAAAAGGAAGCCTATTATGAAGAGGGTAAGATGGACGAGCAGGTGCAGTCCTGGAAAACCAAGCCTGGCGGTCGCTACTGATTCCATGATGCGGGTATCTTGGCCTCCCTATTTCCGTGCCAGATAGGCCTTGGTTACGGCATCCAGCACGTCGAGGCAACTTCCGCACAAACCCGCGGCATAGGTGGCCCCCATCACATCGGATGTTGATTTAAGGTTCTTTTCGTCGATCGCTCTGCAAATGTCGCCATAGGTGACGTAGTTGCAGAAGCACACCACATCGTCGTCTTCCATGTCGAGTTGCGTGGCGAGCGGTTCGCCGATAGGCGCGAGCAGCGCCCGTGGATTGGAGGGCAGTTCAAGCTTCTGCTCCACATGCTTCCGCAACCGTTCGAACTCCGAGGTTTCGCCCACGAGTATGGCACCGAGCAACCGTTTTAGATCATTGCTCATGATCAGTTTTTTATACACACCACGGGCGGGTTCCTGATCGATGAGCTGACGCGCCTCCGGCGCTTCCAGATGGATTTGGCCAATGCTAGCCACCTGGAGATCCAGTAGCTTAAGCTTCGAGGCCGGAGTGGCCATCGTAAAGGTCTTGTTGATTTTCCCGAGTTGGGCGGCGGCCACCTCCGCCATGGCATATCCCGGGGCAACAAGTCCAAAGGTCGAGTTATTGAACGCGGCGCAGTCGCCAATTGCAAAAATATGGGGATCCGACGTGAGGGTGTGCTCATCAATGGCGATCCCTCCATGGGTCCCCAGCTCAAGCCCGGCACCGCGCGCAAGCTCGTCGTTGGGGACGATGCCCGTGGCAATGATGACCATGTCGGCAGGAATGGGCGGCCCGTTTTCAAAGCGAACGGACTCCACGACGCCAGAACCCCCCAATGATTGAACCCTTGCGTTCAGGCGCAGCCGGAGGCCAAGGTTTTCAATTTTCATATCCAACAACCGTCCCGCCGCTTCATCGAGCTGACAGGCCATAAGGATTGATTCCTGCTCCACGATCGTCGTCTCGAGCCCCTTTTCACGACAGGCCTCTGCCACCTCGAGCCCAAGCAGGCCGCCCCCGATGACGACGGCATGTGATGCGGCCCGGCTCCCGTTCAGGATTGAGGTAGCATCTCCCGTGGTTCGGTAGACATGCACACCTTCCTGGTCGATGCCGCTAATATCGGGGAGATGGGGGCGCGCGCCTGTGGCGATGACGAGGTGGTCATAGGGAAAGCTCTTTCCCGAAGAAGTCGTGACGGTTTGTGCGGAGCGGTTGATTTCGATGACTCGCGCGCCAAGCCGAAGGTTGATCTTGCAATATTCATACCACCGGCTCTCGGCGAAAACGAGATCGCTCTCTGTTTTGCCGTCGAATAGCAAGGAAAGCGACACGCGGTCGTAGGCCGGAGAGAGTTCATCCCCGAGCACCGTGATCTGGTGCTCATGGAACGCATCGTATTCGAGCAACTTTTCGCAGAAGCGGAAGCCAACCATTCCATTGCCGATGACCACAATCTTTTTTTTCTTTTCGAGCATGCGTGAGCCTATTTAATACCAATATGGTGCTGTATATGTATCGGAGCAGGGCAGGGGTGTCGAACAGTTGTTCACTATTTGTTGTTGGAGAATCCGCCATGTTTCGACATCTTTTGCTCGCATGACCGGTCTTTATATCCATATCCCGATTTGCGAGCGGCGTTGCCGTTATTGCGATTTCTATAAGCTGACGCCCGACGAATGGGACGATGTGGGCCTGTTCCTGAAATGCCTGGAGATCGAGCTGGACCATCTGCCGAATCATTTCGCACCCGAAACGGTGTTTATTGGTGGCGGAACGCCCACCGCGCTCAACCCGGCGGAATATGGGAAAATGCTGGAGGCAATCCACCGCCGCGTTAACTTGTCGAACGTCGTCGAGTTTACCACGGAGGCCAACCCCGGGACGCTCAGCACCGAAAAGCTCGCTGTAATGAAGGATGGGGGAATCAACCGGGTATCCATCGGCGTACAGTCATTCAACGATAGGGCTCTTCAGCTGTTGGGGAGAATCCACGACGCCCAAACCGCGATTGAGGGATATCGAATGCTGCGAGAGGCCGGCTTCGACAATCTGAACATCGACTTGATCCAGAGCATTCCCGGCATGAAGCCTGCGGATGTGCTGGCGGATGCCCGGAAGCTGATCGAACTGCAACCTGAGCATTTGTCCTATTACAACCTGATCTATGAACCGGGAACCCCGCTCACCCGCGCCCGGGATCTGGGCAAAGTGGTTCCCCCTGGGGATGACGAGGAGGCCGATAATTATTTTTCCGTAAAGGAGGTTCTCGAACAGGCTGGCTACGATCATTACGAAATCTCCAACTTTTCGAGGGAAGGAAAGGCCTGCCGCCACAACATTCTCTATTGGCAAGGCGGTGAATATTTTGGCTGCGGCCCCTCGGCCCATTCGCACTGGGCCGGTAAACGGTTCGGGAA from Pontiella desulfatans includes these protein-coding regions:
- a CDS encoding FAD-dependent oxidoreductase gives rise to the protein MLEKKKKIVVIGNGMVGFRFCEKLLEYDAFHEHQITVLGDELSPAYDRVSLSLLFDGKTESDLVFAESRWYEYCKINLRLGARVIEINRSAQTVTTSSGKSFPYDHLVIATGARPHLPDISGIDQEGVHVYRTTGDATSILNGSRAASHAVVIGGGLLGLEVAEACREKGLETTIVEQESILMACQLDEAAGRLLDMKIENLGLRLRLNARVQSLGGSGVVESVRFENGPPIPADMVIIATGIVPNDELARGAGLELGTHGGIAIDEHTLTSDPHIFAIGDCAAFNNSTFGLVAPGYAMAEVAAAQLGKINKTFTMATPASKLKLLDLQVASIGQIHLEAPEARQLIDQEPARGVYKKLIMSNDLKRLLGAILVGETSEFERLRKHVEQKLELPSNPRALLAPIGEPLATQLDMEDDDVVCFCNYVTYGDICRAIDEKNLKSTSDVMGATYAAGLCGSCLDVLDAVTKAYLARK
- a CDS encoding sulfatase-like hydrolase/transferase yields the protein MNRRSFTMLAASSALVSLSAKAVKGKRPNLLFIMTDQQRFDALSLSGNTILKTPNLDRIGKEGAYFEICNSQCPVCGPARSSLMTGRSVENSKVFTNMDADIADRTPMPCYDELLSDEGYRTEYYGKWHAPLGRAMKYDNAVTPAACHEWERGPGMSKEYEDYLNQHVKRTKLFNNPEYANTGWQEQTFDHRPYKTNPLDTRHGMEPGIKVDENGEKLKVGQPDQHGISTVPKEHTITAVQAKMTLQALERLAKRDEPFSLHCSFHCPHSPITPSEPYASMYKPEAMPVPVSIDDPMDNSPYINENGRKRLPQYRDREKIKYMIANYYALVKEIDVWVGGILDKLDELGLADDTMVVFTSDHGEMLGAHGMREKNIFYEESVHVPLMIRFPGRIKAGSVVAAPVSQIDLYATIQDYLGSGKTESDGESLRRYIENPAAERTAFAVSEWNWRGPVQPNLMVRTKGWKYFIPNTADSKVMNVLYDLKNDPFEMDNLLGKNPDAENHRKQAEFMKDLLVQWLEKTKSPHLEAVKKRDAVKAG
- the hemW gene encoding radical SAM family heme chaperone HemW produces the protein MTGLYIHIPICERRCRYCDFYKLTPDEWDDVGLFLKCLEIELDHLPNHFAPETVFIGGGTPTALNPAEYGKMLEAIHRRVNLSNVVEFTTEANPGTLSTEKLAVMKDGGINRVSIGVQSFNDRALQLLGRIHDAQTAIEGYRMLREAGFDNLNIDLIQSIPGMKPADVLADARKLIELQPEHLSYYNLIYEPGTPLTRARDLGKVVPPGDDEEADNYFSVKEVLEQAGYDHYEISNFSREGKACRHNILYWQGGEYFGCGPSAHSHWAGKRFGNLPDLRVYCDRLLRKGKPFDEVEVLSPEDKARETLVMWLRMMDGLDLSEFERLTGYAADALCGDAIRSMEQEGLLQRCGNRLALTREALFVCNAVFSELV
- a CDS encoding GAF domain-containing protein, whose translation is MSKNKTMDTKCLLEALSSIASKLCSSNGEEALYEILSTLGIAVGVDRTYLFDFTITADGNLIASQRAEWVEVGQERQIANPELQNFDMEASGFSDWNERMLAGEVIASLTSHLPAAQQEVLREKQGILSIVFVPVFSKGKLWGAIGYDDCSTEREWKHEEIEALRIASSIVGVLCYES
- a CDS encoding cold-shock protein; translation: MTTGTVKWFSAEKGFGFITPDEGGTDMFVHHSEIQVSGYASLDEGQKVSYEVGQGQKGPCATNVTPM
- a CDS encoding alpha-mannosidase, with the protein product MNKKTALVVAHTHWDREWRYPIWKTRSLLIEFMDWLIDILENDPAYDSFLLDGQTVCVDDYLQVRPENRDRIAALVKAGKLVVGPWYTLPDLFPISGECLVRNLQTGIRFAEELGGYNPIAYHTFGWGQTAQFPQIYQDIGIHYAVAAKKVSEERAPNSEFIWTAPDGSELLTSRLGHFTRQNGYFYLHFPVRLNNIYDDNQYAWEWGKTGVAYHRADENNYQNDYFRIDHEDGYFKENVKDAAQRTWDNMDKTLVDDWRLLMCGCDFSTPNPYLPRMVKDCNEALPEIEFRMASLKEYFQGVEERLDRSIVPVVHGELRDGEPSHASANALATRIHIKQLNKQVENVFMRRMEPLAASLSMLGETYPTNFIGKGWNYLLKAHPHDSINGVTQDKTVVDNLYRLNQALEIGETIYEDSIAALLKRLDLSAFGQTDTLLLLHNPQPRPVREVVKVAIDTPRSEDCWTLGVVDADGTRLAIQEITRDEHKQPVHDVEARPWPYYVDRHQLYLDTGEIPAGGYKIVKVVNERTYWREEEWWPAMRKSAGGFIGQGAMKMENAFLKVEVNSDGTFNLTDKSNGRTIENMHHFEDEGDTGDYWAYYAPYKNQAITSRGFGSRIWMEDNGPLSATIGIETIMKVPAHAEYGNVKVQGYGKRCDRLVDLKIVSRITLNKDSKHLKVKTSIDNTAKDHRIRLMIPTDIQTDFSDAAGHFTVDHRGIVHEKDADGKFYPEMALRPMSVFCDASDGTNGMAVLNNCLTEFQLLEDDRGTIALTLLRAIRNRICTESRVSSEFPEALGSQMLQTVDYEYAIYPHAGNWAEGAVYAEADKLNAKPAVTQISMNRGGDLPTVASHYAIDNDALVLSSITKTHGRNSLMLRLFNPTGETQEGTVKFGLPVSKAWKNNLIETRGEELELLDGAVALSVPKGRIVTIEVE
- a CDS encoding sulfatase family protein, coding for MKKTMVLVLGSALAVSAWAKPNVVLFMADDFGAGSINAFGAPEDLVKTPHLNRMADSGMRFTNANTPASICSPTRYALLTGRYAWRGPLPFGVVNVFDPMVVETDRMTMPKYFRTMGYSTAQIGKWHLGYGDRRPAVFTEKLTPGPNDLGFDYHFGLPQNLDDMLRVWIENDGVHGLRSDKLSPYAKSFYGQPYVGLDAPQRSREEASEFLTEKAVEWLGAQDKGKPFFLYFASPATHHPIVPSERMRGKSNCGAYGDFIQDLDWSFGRIVQALDGMGVLDDTIIVFTSDNGGDIPNEETRPEGQAIKAGLKPNGGYRGDKHTIYEGGARVPLMVQWNGKVPAGKVSDRMVSIADLFATLADVVNGKSVTVPDAIDSSSFAPTLAGKKQPVRKPMVSTNAGGLQAIRSGKWKYIDGTFPETAPQGLRNTFKKEAEPALYDLSKDPAEKRNVIADHPEVVQELQAVLADYRAGKGAR
- a CDS encoding HAD family hydrolase, whose amino-acid sequence is MQFPELGTTIESLGLNELKQTSDHRFTTGTNGVQAIGKTGDGKVEFIGFSDQTMALVNSALGYPAYYPVHSVEREDPITAVLMDLDGTTVHSEEFWIWIIQLSTASLLGNPGFELEESDLPYVSGHSVSEHLQYCVTKYCPEKTVEEARTYYFEHTHREMQLILEGKGKPGAFRPSPGIKEFLLELKNMDMRIGLVTSGLYEKAYPEILDAFKTLGMGDPADFYDAIITAGHALRKGEAGTLGELSPKPHPWLYAETMRVGLGMDFSQRHSAIGIEDSGAGICSILLAGMQPWGIGGGNIDQSGTRGLCKQYVEDFEALLEKIKQRR